In Aliamphritea ceti, a single window of DNA contains:
- the pyk gene encoding pyruvate kinase: protein MRRTKIVATLGPSSDSQEIIDSLIRKGVDVVRLNFSHGSTSDHIARANRVRAAAQKANKYVAILGDLQGPKIRIARFIEESIILREGQKFTLDSEHDEYAGDNTIVGLDYKSLGQDCFAGDVLLLDDGRLTMKIDVVDGPRIHCTVLQGGKLSNNKGINRQGGGLSAEALTPKDKLDLKAAVEIGVDYLAVSFPRDAADMEYARSLLNKTESKAHLIAKIERAETVSNPEILDGIIKASDGVMVARGDLGVEIGDAELIGVQKHIIKRARQLNRVVITATQMMESMIQSPMPTRAEVFDVANAVLDGTDAVMLSAETAVGAYPIETVEAMVRVIKGAESQPQTRKSGHRIHQCFSQIDETIGLAAMYAANHLGGVKAIISMTETGATPLLMSRIRSGLPIFALSPHTQTLNRSAIFRGVTPLYFDASDIPNSEINQYAVAQLLAAGTVQEGDLIMITKGDYINVHGGTNTLKIIRVGQAIH from the coding sequence ATGAGAAGAACCAAAATAGTAGCCACATTAGGTCCCTCATCTGATTCTCAAGAAATCATAGATAGCCTGATTAGAAAAGGAGTTGACGTTGTCCGTCTAAACTTTTCTCATGGTTCAACAAGTGATCATATAGCACGTGCTAACCGTGTTAGAGCAGCCGCACAAAAGGCCAATAAATATGTTGCGATATTAGGAGATCTTCAAGGCCCCAAAATTCGTATCGCTCGCTTTATAGAGGAATCAATTATCTTGCGTGAAGGGCAAAAATTCACGCTTGATAGCGAACATGATGAATACGCAGGCGATAACACAATTGTAGGTTTAGATTACAAATCGCTTGGTCAAGACTGCTTCGCAGGTGATGTTCTATTGCTAGACGATGGCCGCCTTACCATGAAGATTGATGTTGTAGATGGCCCTCGTATTCATTGCACCGTTTTACAGGGCGGAAAGCTATCCAACAATAAAGGCATTAATCGTCAAGGTGGTGGCCTGTCTGCTGAAGCACTGACACCCAAAGACAAATTAGATCTTAAAGCCGCCGTGGAAATTGGGGTCGACTACCTCGCAGTATCTTTCCCAAGAGACGCAGCAGACATGGAATATGCACGCTCTTTATTAAACAAAACTGAGAGTAAAGCTCACCTAATCGCAAAGATAGAACGAGCAGAAACGGTTAGTAACCCTGAGATATTAGACGGCATTATAAAAGCCTCTGATGGCGTCATGGTTGCGCGTGGCGACTTAGGCGTCGAAATTGGAGACGCCGAACTAATTGGCGTGCAAAAACACATCATCAAGCGTGCTAGACAACTTAATCGCGTCGTGATTACTGCAACGCAGATGATGGAATCCATGATTCAAAGCCCGATGCCAACACGAGCAGAAGTATTTGATGTGGCCAATGCCGTATTAGATGGGACCGATGCCGTCATGTTATCAGCAGAAACAGCTGTCGGTGCTTATCCAATTGAAACGGTTGAAGCTATGGTTCGGGTGATTAAAGGCGCAGAAAGCCAGCCGCAAACACGTAAATCAGGCCACCGTATCCACCAATGCTTTAGCCAAATTGATGAAACTATTGGCCTCGCCGCTATGTACGCGGCTAACCACTTGGGCGGCGTTAAAGCGATCATTTCCATGACCGAAACAGGCGCGACTCCTTTATTAATGTCTCGTATCCGCTCAGGGCTGCCTATTTTTGCACTTAGCCCACATACACAGACACTCAATCGTTCTGCCATTTTCCGTGGCGTTACACCACTCTACTTCGATGCTTCCGATATACCAAACAGTGAAATAAATCAGTATGCCGTTGCACAGCTACTTGCAGCAGGAACAGTACAAGAAGGTGATCTCATAATGATCACAAAAGGTGATTACATCAACGTTCACGGCGGAACAAACACATTAAAAATCATCCGCGTTGGGCAAGCTATCCACTGA
- a CDS encoding DVU3141 family protein, which produces MFSDEAPLLNADADNILPIDVSEILTTTSQDMSIVISSGSMEGQTLIVGPTYFAASGRFCRKADIDDNLQGERYVACRSESGHWVLTRATI; this is translated from the coding sequence ATGTTTAGTGACGAGGCACCGTTATTAAATGCTGATGCGGATAATATTTTACCTATTGATGTGAGCGAAATTCTGACAACGACATCTCAGGATATGTCCATTGTTATCTCTTCAGGGTCAATGGAAGGTCAAACTCTCATTGTTGGTCCAACTTATTTTGCTGCGAGTGGTCGTTTTTGCCGTAAAGCCGATATTGATGACAATTTGCAGGGTGAGCGTTATGTGGCTTGCCGATCTGAATCAGGTCATTGGGTATTAACGCGAGCGACAATCTGA
- a CDS encoding polysaccharide biosynthesis/export family protein, with the protein MILFKKYSFINKSLLAGISLMLCGVANAAIESAGALDPAVQSLMSGGTDELVRGNVDWQPNNYGQLAVEPSAIEAVKPFGSQLFDGGFSGLRADGLNSDYKITPGDQVILRIWGAVEMERVLPVDARGNVFIPSIGPVKVQGLNHKGLDSRIRGAVRSIYPESVNVYTQVQGVQPVGVFVTGFVPRPGRYAGTPNDSAIFFLNQAGGIDENMGTYRAIKVIRHGKTIETIDLYDFLLNGELARPQFRDGDTLVVGERQASVVVSGDVERSYRYELIKGEMLGSTLLKLAHMKAGVSHALLRGDRNDGPLTGYLSLDEFVKQPLHNGDEVVLSIDKRFDTIIVALEGSFYGPSHYSLPRDIMLQDFLDSIAVPENITDTASISMRRESVAQRQKESLEESLKRLESTYLGASSSTSQEASIRVEEAKLITQFIARASKAEPSGRLVVASNDHIANIRLQDGDVITIPEKSDSLLISGEVLVPQSVVYDPRKSVTDYIEGAGGFSQHADDEKILIVRKNGEVRDADDVALRAGDEILVLPAVPTKNLQLATSITQILYQIAVATKVVTDL; encoded by the coding sequence ATGATCCTTTTTAAAAAATACTCATTTATAAATAAAAGTTTACTTGCAGGCATCTCTTTAATGTTATGCGGAGTGGCCAATGCGGCCATCGAAAGTGCAGGTGCTCTAGATCCGGCTGTTCAGTCGTTGATGAGTGGGGGAACTGATGAGCTGGTACGAGGCAATGTTGATTGGCAACCCAATAATTATGGGCAGTTAGCTGTAGAACCTAGTGCAATAGAAGCGGTTAAGCCGTTTGGTAGTCAACTGTTTGATGGTGGTTTTAGTGGCTTACGTGCTGACGGTTTAAACTCTGACTATAAAATAACACCGGGTGATCAAGTTATTCTCCGTATCTGGGGAGCGGTTGAAATGGAACGTGTTTTACCTGTGGATGCGCGTGGTAATGTTTTTATTCCTTCAATTGGTCCTGTTAAAGTGCAGGGCTTAAACCATAAAGGTCTTGATTCGCGTATTCGAGGAGCTGTTCGCTCAATTTACCCTGAAAGTGTAAATGTTTATACACAAGTGCAGGGCGTTCAGCCGGTAGGTGTTTTTGTAACAGGTTTTGTGCCTCGGCCAGGGCGCTACGCAGGTACTCCTAATGACTCTGCTATTTTCTTCCTGAATCAAGCGGGAGGTATTGATGAAAATATGGGTACATACCGTGCAATAAAAGTTATTCGGCACGGTAAAACCATTGAGACGATTGATCTTTACGATTTTTTGTTAAATGGAGAGTTGGCTCGGCCTCAATTTAGAGATGGTGACACGCTTGTTGTGGGTGAACGTCAGGCTTCAGTGGTCGTAAGCGGTGATGTTGAGCGCTCCTATCGTTATGAGTTGATAAAAGGTGAAATGCTTGGCAGTACTTTGTTAAAGCTCGCTCATATGAAGGCCGGCGTATCACATGCGCTGTTGCGTGGCGATCGGAATGATGGGCCGTTAACGGGGTACTTGTCGCTTGATGAATTTGTTAAACAGCCGTTGCACAATGGCGATGAGGTTGTTCTTAGTATCGACAAGCGTTTTGATACGATTATTGTTGCGTTAGAGGGGAGTTTTTATGGGCCATCCCATTACTCGCTACCGCGCGATATCATGTTACAAGACTTTCTTGATTCGATTGCTGTGCCAGAAAATATCACTGATACAGCAAGTATATCGATGCGTCGAGAAAGTGTTGCCCAGCGACAAAAAGAATCGTTGGAAGAGAGTTTAAAACGATTAGAATCGACCTATTTAGGTGCTTCATCTTCAACGTCTCAAGAAGCAAGTATTCGTGTTGAAGAGGCTAAATTAATTACACAGTTTATTGCACGTGCATCAAAAGCTGAGCCTAGTGGCCGGTTAGTTGTTGCATCGAATGATCATATTGCAAACATTCGTTTACAAGATGGTGATGTGATTACAATCCCCGAAAAATCTGATTCCCTTTTAATCAGTGGCGAAGTACTTGTACCTCAGTCTGTTGTATATGATCCAAGAAAGTCTGTAACAGATTATATCGAAGGTGCTGGAGGCTTTAGCCAGCACGCCGATGATGAAAAAATCCTTATCGTAAGAAAAAATGGTGAGGTTAGAGATGCAGATGATGTCGCGTTAAGAGCAGGTGATGAGATTTTAGTCTTGCCTGCGGTACCTACTAAAAACCTTCAGTTAGCCACAAGCATTACACAGATATTGTATCAAATTGCGGTAGCCACTAAGGTGGTTACAGATCTTTAA
- a CDS encoding ABC transporter permease — MLSPRTPWQVTRAVWHALFLREVLARTTMDRMAWFWMLLEPIAFIVIMVSIRTVVFGRSKHIVGAEFVPWLVLGLFGFFLVRESMMRPIGAVDANRALYAYRQVKPVDPVIIRCYLEGMIRTFIFILFIMIGILLGIDLFPDEPLRALFYWSSLWLLGVGAGLVLSALSGLVPEVGRIVKIISMPLLLISGVIIPLNFLPHTLLEYLMWNPIVHGLEALRGSFFYEYKKVAGVSVLYLWNWILILIATGLLLHIRFEARLKRK; from the coding sequence TTGTTATCCCCTCGAACACCTTGGCAGGTAACGCGTGCTGTTTGGCACGCCTTGTTTTTACGTGAAGTGTTGGCTCGCACAACAATGGATCGTATGGCATGGTTTTGGATGTTACTTGAACCTATCGCTTTTATTGTCATTATGGTCTCTATAAGAACCGTGGTTTTTGGGCGAAGCAAACATATTGTTGGTGCTGAATTTGTGCCTTGGTTAGTTCTTGGCCTGTTTGGATTCTTTTTAGTGAGAGAGAGCATGATGCGTCCGATTGGTGCCGTTGATGCAAATCGAGCGCTTTATGCTTACAGGCAAGTTAAACCTGTCGATCCGGTTATTATTCGTTGCTATCTAGAGGGTATGATTAGAACTTTTATCTTCATACTTTTTATTATGATAGGTATCTTGCTTGGAATTGATCTTTTTCCAGATGAGCCGTTACGGGCGCTGTTTTATTGGTCTTCGCTATGGTTGCTGGGGGTGGGTGCAGGACTTGTGTTATCTGCCTTATCGGGTCTGGTACCGGAAGTTGGCCGGATTGTGAAAATAATCTCAATGCCCCTGCTGTTAATTTCTGGTGTGATTATTCCTCTTAATTTTTTACCCCACACTTTACTAGAGTACTTAATGTGGAATCCTATTGTTCATGGGTTAGAAGCATTACGCGGTAGTTTTTTTTATGAATATAAGAAGGTTGCAGGAGTTAGTGTTCTTTATCTTTGGAATTGGATACTGATCTTAATTGCTACAGGATTACTCTTACATATACGGTTTGAAGCGAGGTTGAAACGTAAGTGA
- a CDS encoding ABC transporter ATP-binding protein produces the protein MIKIENLYKRYHNHHGSKWVLEDINLDIPQNISVGLIGRNGAGKSTLLRLIGGMDSPDKGRVVRSCSVSWPIGLSGGFQGSMTGRQNVKFVTRVLGSSDSVDQIVSRVEAFAEIGEAFDEPVKTYSSGMKARLSFGLSLAFDFDIYLSDEATSVGDKAFKAKAKAAFKERINQASLIMVSHSEGILKELCQAGIFLDGGKAYWFDDINDAIASYHAGSK, from the coding sequence GTGATCAAAATAGAGAACCTGTATAAACGCTATCATAACCATCACGGCAGTAAATGGGTTTTAGAGGATATTAATTTAGACATTCCTCAAAATATTAGTGTCGGATTAATTGGGCGAAATGGCGCTGGAAAATCAACACTATTGCGGCTAATTGGTGGAATGGATAGCCCTGATAAAGGGCGTGTTGTGCGTAGTTGCAGTGTCTCTTGGCCTATTGGCCTTAGTGGTGGTTTTCAAGGCTCGATGACCGGGCGGCAAAATGTCAAATTTGTGACCCGTGTATTGGGAAGTAGCGACTCTGTTGACCAAATCGTTTCTCGCGTTGAAGCATTTGCTGAAATAGGAGAGGCCTTTGATGAGCCGGTTAAAACCTACTCTTCAGGTATGAAAGCGAGGCTCAGTTTTGGTTTGTCGCTGGCATTTGACTTTGATATTTACCTGTCCGATGAAGCGACATCGGTAGGGGATAAAGCGTTTAAAGCAAAAGCGAAAGCGGCCTTTAAAGAGCGTATTAATCAAGCCAGTTTAATCATGGTTTCACATAGTGAAGGCATACTTAAAGAGCTTTGCCAAGCGGGAATTTTTCTAGATGGCGGTAAAGCATATTGGTTCGATGATATTAATGATGCCATAGCTTCATACCATGCAGGTTCTAAATAA
- a CDS encoding chain-length determining protein encodes MKIFIKRFPHWVACFVSIFVVGVYWGLIASDRYISEANVVLESPQIASPTLDFQTLLSGSGSGNSSDMLLLRDYLLSVDMLKKIDAKFAFREHYANSDIDFISSLASTDVPIEELHAYYLKQISVELDDYAHVLRIKVSAFSPEMAQKIALFLLKSGEQHMNDMGQRLASEQVAFLEKQVSQLNDIFHASRQDILTYQNEKGLISPSGTLENINTVVASLSAKLATLRAQRIAEMSYQSKKSAEVRRLDAEIAALSQQIEIERSRMAQSSGLALNVLSAEYQTLELKMDFALQSYSGALAALEGTRIEAARKLKQVSILQNPTFPEYSVEPRRFYNVIVFVIISVFLSLILHMLILIIKDHRD; translated from the coding sequence ATGAAAATATTTATTAAACGCTTTCCCCATTGGGTAGCGTGTTTTGTATCAATTTTTGTTGTTGGGGTTTATTGGGGGCTCATAGCGAGTGACCGTTATATCTCTGAAGCGAATGTTGTGCTAGAAAGTCCACAAATAGCCTCTCCTACACTAGATTTTCAAACCTTATTGTCGGGTAGTGGGTCAGGTAACAGTTCAGACATGCTGTTGTTAAGGGATTATTTGCTGTCAGTTGATATGTTGAAAAAGATAGATGCGAAGTTTGCATTTCGGGAGCATTACGCTAACAGCGATATCGACTTTATATCATCATTAGCATCGACTGACGTACCGATTGAAGAGTTACATGCTTATTACCTGAAGCAGATTTCGGTAGAGCTAGATGATTACGCGCATGTATTAAGGATAAAGGTTTCTGCGTTCAGCCCTGAGATGGCGCAAAAAATAGCACTTTTCTTGCTTAAAAGTGGCGAGCAGCATATGAATGATATGGGGCAGCGTTTAGCCTCGGAGCAGGTCGCTTTTTTGGAAAAGCAAGTATCGCAGTTAAATGATATTTTCCATGCATCAAGGCAAGACATCCTTACTTATCAGAATGAAAAAGGCCTGATTTCCCCTTCTGGTACATTAGAGAATATAAATACAGTAGTGGCCAGTTTATCCGCAAAATTAGCAACTTTACGGGCACAGCGTATTGCAGAGATGAGCTATCAAAGTAAAAAATCTGCAGAGGTGCGTAGGTTGGATGCGGAGATAGCGGCATTAAGTCAACAGATTGAGATAGAGCGTTCACGGATGGCGCAAAGCTCTGGCTTGGCGTTAAATGTTCTATCGGCTGAATATCAAACATTAGAGTTAAAAATGGATTTTGCTTTGCAAAGTTATTCGGGGGCGTTAGCGGCCCTTGAAGGTACTCGAATTGAAGCAGCAAGAAAATTAAAGCAAGTGTCAATATTGCAAAATCCTACCTTTCCCGAGTATTCCGTGGAACCTCGCCGATTTTATAATGTTATTGTTTTCGTGATTATATCGGTATTTTTAAGCTTGATATTACATATGTTGATTTTAATTATTAAAGATCATCGTGATTAA